In the genome of Quercus robur chromosome 3, dhQueRobu3.1, whole genome shotgun sequence, one region contains:
- the LOC126717628 gene encoding GDSL esterase/lipase At5g33370-like, with the protein MASSLVFCSWIIFMVMALGTLSTQTEAARAFFVFGDSLVDNGNNNYLATTARADSPPYGIDFAPTHRPTGRFSNGYNIPDFISQQLGTDLLLPYLSPQLTGQKLLVGANFASAGIGILNDTGVQFVNIIRMFRQFEYFEEYQRRLAAEIGAEQAKRRVNEALVLITVGGNDFVNNYYLVPFSARSRQYNLPNYVTYLISEYEKLLQKIYDLGARRVLVTGTGPLGCVPAELAMRSTNGGCSAELQRAAALYNPQLVQMVRGLNSKIGSNVFIAANTALMHNDFISNPQAYGFTTSKIACCGQGPNNGLGLCTVASNLCTNRDQYAFWDPFHPSEKANKIIVQQILSGSNEMMYPMNLSTALALDSMTMT; encoded by the exons ATGGCTAGCTCATTGGTTTTTTGTTCATGGATCATTTTCATGGTCATGGCATTGGGAACTCTTAGTACTCAAACCGAGGCTGCTCGGGCTTTCTTCGTCTTTGGAGATTCACTGGTTGATAATGGCAACAACAACTACTTGGCAACCACTGCCCGAGCAGACTCTCCTCCTTATGGCATTGATTTCGCCCCCACCCATCGACCTACTGGCCGATTCTCTAATGGCTACAACATTCCAGATTTTATCA GTCAGCAACTTGGCACGGACCTATTGTTACCATACTTGAGCCCACAGCTCACTGGACAAAAACTACTAGTTGGTGCAAACTTTGCTTCTGCTGGAATCGGAATTCTCAATGACACTGGAGTCCAGTTC GTGAACATTATCAGAATGTTCAGACAATTTGAATACTTTGAAGAATATCAGCGACGACTAGCTGCTGAAATTGGAGCTGAGCAGGCAAAGCGACGTGTTAATGAAGCACTCGTCCTCATCACTGTTGGTGGCAATGACTTTGTTAACAACTACTACTTGGTGCCTTTCTCTGCCAGATCTCGCCAATACAATCTCCCGAATTATGTTACGTACCTCATTTCTGAGTACGAAAAACTTCTACAG AAAATATATGATCTTGGAGCACGTAGGGTCCTTGTGACAGGAACTGGACCACTAGGTTGTGTTCCAGCAGAGCTTGCCATGCGAAGCACCAATGGTGGATGCTCAGCTGAACTGCAAAGAGCTGCCGCCTTGTACAACCCACAACTTGTTCAGATGGTTCGAGGTCTCAACAGCAAGATCGGTTCCAATGTTTTTATTGCTGCTAATACTGCATTGATGCACAATGATTTCATCAGTAATCCTCAAGCATATG GATTTACCACATCCAAGATAGCATGTTGTGGGCAAGGACCCAATAATGGTCTGGGACTTTGCACAGTAGCATCAAACTTGTGCACAAACAGAGACCAATATGCATTTTGGGATCCATTCCATCCCTCTGAAAAGGCAAACAAGATAATAGTTCAACAAATCCTGAGTGGCTCTAACGAGATGATGTACCCCATGAATCTCAGCACCGCCTTGGCCTTGGACTCTATGACCATGACCTAA